In Candidatus Methylomirabilota bacterium, a genomic segment contains:
- the prmC gene encoding peptide chain release factor N(5)-glutamine methyltransferase, translated as MSPTAAAPTVRALLGDAVARLGRAGLPTARQDAEWLLAMQLGVERFALYLEPERTLAPDAVERLHALVERRAGHEPLQHLLGFEDFHGLRLRVTPDVLIPRPETEGLVEWALELLDAMSADWGRAEAISGPPLTADIGAGSGAIACALAAARPAVQVFAVEASPAALLVAAKNVYALGLAGRVRLMRGDLVTPLTAQAGRLAMIVANLPYLASAVIPTLPREVRDFEPRAALDGGPDGLGLLRRLVTAAPAVLRPGGRLVLEIGEEQAGALASLMAAEGFTGIASRVDLRGIERYIAGVRP; from the coding sequence GTGAGCCCCACCGCGGCCGCCCCCACCGTCCGCGCCCTCCTCGGCGACGCCGTCGCGCGCCTCGGCCGCGCCGGACTTCCCACCGCGCGCCAGGACGCGGAGTGGCTGCTCGCCATGCAGCTGGGGGTGGAGCGCTTCGCGCTTTATCTCGAGCCCGAGCGGACGTTGGCCCCGGACGCAGTGGAGCGCCTCCACGCCCTCGTCGAGCGCCGAGCCGGCCACGAGCCCCTGCAGCACCTGCTGGGCTTCGAGGACTTCCACGGGCTGCGCCTCCGCGTGACGCCCGACGTGCTGATCCCGCGCCCGGAGACTGAAGGCCTCGTCGAATGGGCGCTGGAGCTTTTGGACGCGATGTCCGCGGACTGGGGGAGAGCGGAGGCCATTTCTGGGCCCCCGCTGACGGCCGACATCGGCGCCGGTTCCGGAGCCATTGCGTGCGCCCTCGCCGCAGCTCGGCCCGCGGTGCAGGTATTCGCGGTGGAGGCCTCGCCCGCCGCCCTCCTGGTCGCCGCGAAGAATGTGTACGCGCTCGGGCTCGCGGGTCGCGTGCGGCTCATGAGGGGCGACCTCGTGACCCCGCTGACCGCGCAGGCCGGGCGGCTGGCCATGATCGTCGCGAACCTTCCCTATCTGGCGAGCGCAGTGATTCCCACGCTGCCGCGCGAGGTGCGCGACTTCGAGCCGCGCGCCGCGCTGGACGGCGGTCCCGACGGCCTCGGGCTCCTGCGGCGGCTCGTGACGGCGGCGCCGGCTGTGCTGCGGCCCGGTGGCCGGCTCGTGCTGGAGATCGGCGAGGAGCAGGCGGGGGCGCTTGCCTCCCTGATGGCCGCCGAGGGCTTCACCGGGATCGCCTCGCGCGTTGATCTACGTGGGATCGAGCGCTACATCGCGGGGGTGCGCCCATGA
- the hisG gene encoding ATP phosphoribosyltransferase has protein sequence MTHPLTFALPKGRLLEPAQALLAGLGIRGLDEESRRLLIADEDRGLRFLFLKPADIPTYVEYGAADLGIVGKDILAEQEPDVYEPVDLGFGGCRLVVAEPRALWERDDPAKWSWVRVATKYPSLTERYFSERGIQVEMIRLDGSIELAPLVGLADRIVDLVQSGETLRANGLVEVAQIMTSTARLIVNRASLKTAHARVNALIDAMRAVVAPARPGAAPERRA, from the coding sequence ATGACGCATCCCCTCACGTTCGCGCTGCCCAAGGGACGTCTCCTGGAGCCCGCGCAGGCGCTGCTCGCCGGCCTCGGCATCCGCGGACTCGACGAGGAATCGCGGCGCCTCCTCATCGCCGACGAGGACCGGGGGCTGCGCTTCCTCTTCCTCAAGCCCGCCGACATCCCCACCTACGTGGAGTACGGCGCCGCCGACCTCGGCATCGTGGGCAAGGACATCCTCGCCGAGCAGGAGCCGGACGTGTACGAGCCGGTGGACCTCGGCTTCGGCGGTTGCCGCCTCGTGGTGGCGGAGCCGCGCGCGCTGTGGGAGCGCGACGATCCCGCGAAGTGGTCGTGGGTGCGCGTGGCCACCAAGTACCCGTCGCTGACCGAGCGCTACTTCTCCGAGCGCGGGATCCAGGTGGAGATGATCCGGCTCGACGGCTCCATCGAGCTCGCGCCGCTGGTGGGGCTCGCGGACCGCATCGTGGACCTCGTGCAGTCGGGCGAGACCCTCCGCGCCAACGGCCTCGTGGAGGTCGCCCAGATCATGACGTCCACCGCGCGGCTCATCGTGAACCGCGCGTCGCTCAAGACCGCGCACGCGCGGGTCAATGCCCTCATCGACGCGATGCGCGCGGTGGTGGCGCCGGCGCGCCCGGGCGCGGCCCCGGAGCGCCGGGCGTGA
- the hisD gene encoding histidinol dehydrogenase: MTLRRLDARALGAEGVARALDRAPERVASEIHQAVGEILAAVRERGDAALIELTTRFDRVALTPARLAVASAEYDEAESRVGEPTLAALRYAAARIEAFHRAAMPKAWSMTDACGSRLGQEVRPLERVGIYVPGGRAAYPSTVLMTAVPARVAGVREIVLVSPPAADGTLNPAVLAAARIAGVTEAYRVGGAQAVAALAYGTESIRRVDKIVGPGNIYVALAKSRVFGDVGIDMLAGPSEVVVIADGEADAAYVAADLLAQAEHDPMARSVLLSPSSTLLDAVEQETARQLAALPRREIAASALRDNGALVLTSSLAEAVDVANRLAPEHLELSVAEPDALLARVRCAGAVFLGRHTPEVVGDYVAGPNHVLPTGGTARFASALSTEDFVRRLSVIQYSPRGLAEAWPHLAELARVEGLQAHSEAARVRIASNGGGAA; the protein is encoded by the coding sequence GTGACGCTCCGCCGCCTCGACGCGCGCGCCCTCGGCGCCGAGGGCGTGGCGCGCGCGCTCGATCGCGCGCCCGAGCGCGTGGCGTCCGAGATCCACCAGGCGGTGGGCGAGATCCTCGCGGCGGTGCGGGAGCGCGGGGACGCCGCCCTGATCGAGCTGACCACGCGCTTCGACCGGGTGGCTCTCACGCCGGCCCGGCTCGCGGTCGCTTCCGCGGAGTACGACGAGGCGGAGAGCCGGGTGGGCGAGCCGACCCTCGCCGCGCTTCGCTACGCGGCGGCGCGCATCGAGGCCTTCCATCGCGCGGCGATGCCGAAGGCCTGGAGCATGACCGACGCCTGCGGGTCGCGCCTCGGACAGGAGGTGCGCCCGCTCGAGCGCGTGGGCATCTACGTGCCGGGCGGACGCGCGGCGTATCCCTCCACCGTGCTCATGACCGCGGTGCCGGCACGCGTGGCGGGCGTGCGCGAGATCGTGCTGGTCTCACCTCCCGCGGCGGACGGGACACTCAACCCCGCCGTGCTCGCCGCCGCCCGCATCGCCGGCGTGACCGAGGCTTATCGCGTGGGCGGCGCCCAGGCGGTGGCCGCGCTCGCCTATGGCACCGAGTCGATCCGGCGCGTGGACAAGATCGTGGGACCGGGGAACATCTACGTGGCCCTGGCGAAGAGCCGCGTCTTCGGCGATGTCGGCATCGACATGCTCGCCGGGCCCAGCGAGGTGGTGGTGATCGCCGACGGCGAGGCCGACGCCGCCTACGTCGCCGCCGACCTGCTCGCCCAGGCCGAGCACGACCCCATGGCGCGCTCGGTGCTGCTCTCGCCCTCTTCGACGCTGCTCGACGCGGTGGAGCAGGAGACGGCGCGCCAGCTCGCGGCGCTGCCGCGGCGGGAGATTGCCGCGAGCGCCCTCCGCGACAACGGGGCCCTCGTCCTCACCAGCAGCCTCGCCGAGGCGGTGGACGTGGCGAATCGGCTCGCGCCCGAGCACCTGGAGCTCTCCGTCGCCGAGCCCGACGCCCTGCTCGCGCGGGTGCGTTGCGCGGGCGCGGTGTTCCTGGGCCGGCACACGCCAGAGGTGGTGGGCGACTACGTCGCGGGCCCGAATCACGTGCTGCCGACGGGCGGCACCGCGCGCTTCGCCTCCGCCTTGTCCACCGAGGACTTCGTGAGGCGGCTCAGCGTGATCCAGTACTCCCCCCGGGGCCTCGCCGAGGCGTGGCCCCATCTCGCGGAGCTGGCCCGCGTCGAGGGGCTGCAGGCCCACAGCGAGGCCGCGCGCGTGCGTATCGCGTCGAATGGAGGAGGAGCGGCATGA